A single genomic interval of Spinacia oleracea cultivar Varoflay chromosome 6, BTI_SOV_V1, whole genome shotgun sequence harbors:
- the LOC130463023 gene encoding uncharacterized protein → MNENQIVVRHESEGGKTPTTRDESQDVSTITKTIKGRGPSKGVKVAKPMFLEYNVYNVPDGQWSHEYGKQVGSCATRININVPLYPKVDEQIKKGFWEETKLMFHITDDSNHSREKYFHSCVAKRFSCFKSKLVRRWITMKEKKPKNQTNKMPWDVYNHITEDDWKTFVKHYFLPESLLRSEKARKSASCNKNPHRTGQKGYNRKRLDWIKDGRLPPDAALPISSSSSVNSSVTSNVNRVRKYRSKEWILAHQVQNKEGKWEIDPNDSEVVEIATKALEYIAEEEKGNLSFEQGEDALTKAIGKKDHRGRVKGTGGMVGIKKAFGPCIRHSRSDHGEASSENYESIRASVKKEFEGELEKRVEKRVAEALQKQLSTLLKTGQLNSISTPIPDDLHLNDSARVDLDVSATRTTRHILVPQPRELKERTPCRLALEEKVSGNNIVVADGMVQPSDGALPQHFTSMKPGHYKVQVDFVYDGHVDDILPVPTGDGFTNLGGALGSFVQWPIHLVIFEDGEDCISPPKKKSKSNVSKERDGSSKKKTTVLAAQKKTTDLPSKEFSHPKKSNSKPKSNLEVVGSCDRKTQESTTKSKKAGLVHDAIQGLGPSCKYLQFIMTSAPDDIYDNTTIPLAASVWHSDFDQETYITASDIGEFLRGACLNISAIQVYILCLLHDHAKSFEMSRISFICPEIMSSTRIKADPGAPTMYLKNIFQAEIEKEKMGNPNLTNWFLIPYNQENHWNLYVMDLRRGYVYIFDSARDPRRTDYAWGILSLAYQVYKCNGGHCPNKTSFKSCKPIHIECAQQIGGTECGYYVMKFMLEIVTLQHDYEGRLDEVYTPRTAPYASEEIDVVREQWAKFFTTKYLLLT, encoded by the exons ATGAATGAAAACCAAATTGTTGTTAGGCATGAATCAGAAGGTGGCAAGACTCCCACAACGCGTGACGAATCACAAGATGTTAGTACGATTACAAAGACCATTAAAGGCCGTGGTCCGTCAAAAGGTGTTAAAGTCGCTAAGCCTATGTTCCTTGAGTATAATGTATATAATGTCCCCGATGGACAATGGTCTCATGAATACGGGAAGCAAGTTGGGAGTTGTGCTACTAGAATTAATATTAACGTCCCATTATATCCAAAGGTAGATGAGCAAATCAAGAAGGGGTTTTGGGAGGAGACTAAG cttatgttccacattactgatgattctaatcattcgagggagaaatattttcattcttgtgtggcgaaacgatttagttgtttcaagagcaaGTTGGTGCGCCGATGGATAACTATGAAGGAAAAGAAgccaaaaaatcaaacaaacaagatGCCTTGGGATGTCTACAACCATAtcacagaggatgattggaagACTTTTGTTAAACATTATTTCCTGCCAGAGTCATTG CTTCGTAGTGAAAAGGCGAGGAAAAGTGCATCATGCAACAAGAACCCACATCGCACCGGCCAAAAGGGTTATAATAGAAAGCGACTAGATTGGATAAAGGATGGACGACTTCCACCAGATGCAGCTTTACCTATCTCGAGTAGCTCCTCGGTGAACTCATCAGTGACCTCAAATGTTAATAGAGTTAGAAAATACAGATCAAAGGAGTGGATTTTGGCCCATCAAGTACAAAATAAAGAgggaaagtgggaaattgacccgAACGATTCAGAAGTTGTTGAAATCGCAACAAAAGCT TTAGAGTACATCGCAGAAGAGGAAAAAGGAAATCTTTCTTTCGAACAGGGTGAGGATGCCCTCACTAAAGCTATAGGGAAAAAAGATCATCGTGGGCGTGTCAAGGGAACAGGTGGCATGGTTGGTATCAAAAAGGCTTTCGGTCCGTGTATTCGACATAGTAGAAgtgaccatggtgaagcttcATCAGAAAATTACGAATCAATCAGAGCTTCTGTGAAAAAGGAGTTTGAAGGTGAATTAGAGAAAAGGGTAGAGAAGAGGGTGGCAGAGGCCCTCCAAAAGCAACTAAGCACCTTGTTAAAAACAGGACAACTAAACTCCATTTCTACCCCGATACCTGATGACCTCCACTTAAATGATTCTGCCAGAGTTGACCTTGATGTTAGTGCTACAAGAACCACTCGTCACATCTTAGTGCCGCAACCACGCGAGCTAAAG GAAAGGACTCCATGTCGTCTTGCCCTTGAGGAGAAAGTTTCAGGCAACAACATTGTCGTGGCGGATGGTATGGTACAACCCTCAGATGGTGCATTGCCCCAACATTTTACATCGATGAAGCCTGGTCACTATAAAGTCCAAGTTGATTTTGTTTACGACGGACATGTTGATGATATTCTTCCGGTACCTACGGGAGATGGTTTCACTAACTTAGGCGGTGCTCTGGGTAGTTTTGTGCAATGGCCCATACACTTAGTGATTTTCGAAGACGGCGag gATTGTATTTCACCTCCTAAAAAGAAGTCCAAGTCTAATGTTTCTAAAGAGAGGGATGGTAGCTCCAAGAAAAAGACAACGGTGTTAGCGGCCCAAAAGAAGACAACAGACTTACCATCCAAG gaattttcgcatccaaagaagtcgaattctaagcctaagtccaacttagaggtcgtgggtagttgtgatcgtaaaACACAAGAATCAACCACCAAAAGCAAGAAAGCGGGACTTGTACACGATGcaattcaaggtcttggcccGTCATGCAAATACTTGCAGTTTATCATGACTTCGGCGCCTGATGATATATATGATAATACTACCATCCCATTGGCGGCCTCAGTTTGGCACTCGGATTTTGATCAAGAAACATACATAACTGCGTCTGATATAGGAGAGTTCCTTCGCGGGGCGTGCTTAAACATTTCAGCGATCCAAGTCTACATAtt gtgtttattgcacgatcatgccaaatcatttgaaatgtctcggatttcgttcatttgtcccgagattatgtcaagcactagaatcaaggccgaccctggagcgccaacaatgtatttgaaaaacattttccaagctgaaattgaaaaggagaagatgggtaatcctaacctaactaattggtttttaatcccatataatcaaga aaatcattggaatttatacgtgatggacctacgtagaggttatgtatatattttcgattctgctagagatccacgtcgaacagattatgcatggggaatcttgagttt ggcataccaagtgtacaagtgcaatggtgggcattgtccgaataaaacgagttttaagtcgtgtaaacccattcatatagag tgtgctcaacaaatcggcggaactgagtgtggctattacgttatgaagttcatgttagagatagtcacgttacaacatgactatgaaggccggctagatgag gtctatactccgaggactgcgccttatgctagtgaggaaattgatgtggttcgtgagcaatgggcgaagttttttaccaccaagtatttattattgacctga